A single window of Polaribacter sp. SA4-10 DNA harbors:
- a CDS encoding flavin reductase family protein has product MYLTLDDINKLDYLYKINLINSVSGFKSANLIATKSKENIANVAVFSSVVHYGSNPPILGFVLRPSTVIRNTYDNLKETGYYTINHIHEGILEDAHHTSAKYPSEISEFDKSNLEEEYLDAFQAPYVKGCAVRMGLKYLEEYHIKANDTLLVLGEIVHLYIDDHLIEEDGFVNLSKGKTAAINGLDGYFIPENHTRMTYQRPKKD; this is encoded by the coding sequence ATGTATTTAACTTTAGATGATATTAATAAATTAGACTATTTATATAAAATTAATTTAATCAATAGTGTCTCTGGTTTTAAATCGGCGAACTTAATTGCAACCAAATCAAAAGAGAATATAGCGAATGTTGCCGTTTTTAGTTCTGTTGTTCATTACGGTTCTAATCCACCTATTTTAGGTTTTGTATTAAGACCAAGTACTGTTATTAGAAATACCTATGATAATTTAAAAGAAACCGGTTACTATACGATTAATCATATACATGAAGGGATTTTAGAAGATGCACACCATACATCAGCAAAATATCCGTCAGAAATATCAGAATTTGATAAATCAAATTTAGAAGAGGAATATTTAGATGCTTTTCAAGCACCTTATGTAAAAGGTTGTGCTGTAAGAATGGGATTAAAGTATTTAGAAGAATACCATATAAAAGCGAATGACACTTTATTAGTTTTAGGTGAAATTGTACATTTATATATTGATGATCATTTAATTGAAGAAGATGGTTTTGTAAATTTATCAAAAGGAAAAACAGCAGCAATTAATGGGTTAGATGGATATTTTATTCCAGAAAACCATACTAGAATGACATACCAAAGACCCAAAAAGGATTAG
- a CDS encoding deoxyribodipyrimidine photo-lyase, with amino-acid sequence MKNKVAIFWFRRDLRLEDNVALYKALNSGNLVLPLFIFDSEILDTLPKSDARLSFIYNSLKNIDIELKENESSLLIKKGNPFQIWKKLAEEYTIESVFFNKDYEPYAIQRDKEIAAFLESKNIKVQPYKDQVIFEENDVLKNDNTPYTVFTPYKNKWLKNFDREVHTTFYESENCKHNFFKGIINFPSIASLGFEESTIKVKPFNLSDLSNYDEIRNFPALYKTSNLSPYLRFGLVSARKMVVVGLRSNATFLSELIWREFFMQILYHFPKVVTHNFKQKYDVIPWRNNEEEFLKWCKGETGYPLVDAGMRELNKTGYMHNRVRMVVAGFLCKHLLIDWRWGEAYFAEKLLDYDLSANNGNWQWSAGTGSDSAPYFRVFNPSEQLKKFDKDLQYTRKWVEDFDELTYPQPMVEHKLARERAIKTYKEALSN; translated from the coding sequence ATGAAAAATAAAGTTGCTATTTTTTGGTTTCGAAGGGACTTACGATTAGAGGATAATGTTGCTTTGTACAAGGCTTTAAATTCTGGGAACTTAGTACTACCACTTTTTATTTTTGATAGTGAAATACTAGACACTTTGCCTAAAAGTGATGCTAGACTTTCATTTATTTATAATTCTCTAAAAAACATAGACATTGAGTTAAAGGAAAATGAGTCTAGTTTGTTGATTAAAAAAGGGAATCCATTTCAAATTTGGAAGAAATTAGCTGAAGAATATACGATAGAATCCGTCTTTTTCAACAAAGATTATGAGCCTTATGCAATTCAAAGAGATAAAGAAATAGCAGCGTTTTTAGAATCAAAAAATATAAAAGTACAGCCTTATAAAGATCAAGTTATTTTTGAGGAAAATGATGTTTTAAAAAACGATAATACCCCATACACCGTATTTACACCTTATAAAAATAAGTGGTTAAAAAACTTTGATAGAGAAGTACATACTACCTTTTATGAGAGTGAAAATTGTAAGCATAATTTTTTTAAAGGAATTATTAATTTTCCAAGTATTGCTAGCTTAGGTTTTGAAGAAAGTACCATTAAAGTAAAACCATTTAACCTTTCTGATTTATCAAATTATGATGAAATAAGAAATTTTCCAGCGCTGTATAAAACCTCTAACTTATCTCCATATTTAAGATTTGGTTTAGTAAGTGCTCGTAAAATGGTAGTGGTTGGTTTAAGATCAAATGCAACTTTTTTAAGTGAATTGATTTGGAGAGAATTTTTTATGCAAATTTTGTATCACTTTCCTAAAGTAGTTACCCATAATTTTAAACAAAAGTACGATGTAATTCCTTGGAGAAACAATGAAGAGGAATTCTTAAAATGGTGTAAAGGAGAAACAGGCTATCCATTAGTGGATGCAGGTATGAGAGAGTTAAACAAAACAGGGTATATGCACAATAGAGTTCGTATGGTTGTTGCAGGTTTTTTATGTAAACATTTGCTTATTGATTGGAGATGGGGAGAAGCTTATTTTGCAGAGAAACTACTAGATTATGATTTATCAGCAAATAACGGAAATTGGCAATGGAGCGCAGGAACGGGTAGTGATTCTGCTCCTTATTTTAGGGTGTTTAATCCTTCTGAGCAATTAAAAAAGTTTGATAAAGACTTACAGTATACTAGAAAATGGGTAGAAGATTTTGATGAATTAACCTATCCACAACCAATGGTAGAACATAAGTTAGCAAGAGAAAGAGCGATAAAAACCTACAAAGAGGCTTTAAGTAATTAA
- a CDS encoding TetR/AcrR family transcriptional regulator has protein sequence MAILQKSIDKRNALIKATIELVNNNGFHATPMSKIAKMAKVSPATIYIYFENKQDLVNKTYIEVKAAYTAYAFETYDENMAVEAGFELIWKRIAHFKLKECENAMFLAQCDNTPMIDEESRQAGIKHLQPLLNLWARGKKEGIIKPISDYLLYAYSINPLSFLMITQERGAFTLDKTHLEEAYQSAWSSIKTCK, from the coding sequence ATGGCAATACTTCAAAAAAGCATAGACAAACGGAACGCACTTATAAAAGCAACTATAGAGTTGGTAAACAATAATGGTTTTCATGCAACACCTATGAGTAAAATTGCTAAAATGGCGAAGGTATCTCCTGCAACTATTTATATCTATTTTGAAAACAAACAAGACTTGGTTAACAAAACATATATAGAAGTAAAAGCAGCCTATACAGCTTATGCTTTTGAAACTTATGATGAAAATATGGCTGTTGAAGCTGGTTTTGAGTTGATATGGAAACGGATCGCACATTTTAAACTTAAAGAATGCGAAAATGCGATGTTTTTAGCACAATGTGACAATACTCCTATGATTGATGAAGAAAGTAGACAAGCAGGTATTAAGCATTTACAACCACTACTAAACCTTTGGGCTCGTGGTAAAAAAGAAGGAATTATAAAACCAATCTCAGATTACTTGTTGTATGCATATTCTATAAATCCATTATCTTTTTTAATGATTACGCAAGAACGTGGTGCTTTTACTTTAGATAAAACTCATCTAGAAGAAGCATATCAATCTGCTTGGAGTAGTATAAAAACGTGTAAATAA
- a CDS encoding SDR family oxidoreductase, producing the protein MKILITGTTGYIAKRLALKLLESNHELVCCVRDLDRIPDEIENQKNVTFLKVDFLDLENIELPKDIDAAYYLIHSMATDANNFEELEKQCALNFKKIVEETNCKQVLYLSGIVNDDSLSKHLRSRFEVEKTLQSEKYGLTTFRAGIVVGSGSASFEIIRDIVEKLPLMITPRWLNTKTQPIAVRDVLCYLEYALNKAELYNKSFDIGGPEVLTYKEMLLQFGEVRGFKRYIYTLPFLSPKLSSYWLYFVTSTSFNLAQALVDSMKIEVIAKPNDINKILNIEPITYKESVALAFQRIEQNDVVSSWKDAMSSGVFNDQLSKHIQLPEFGCFKDERVKTIKDENYTLDRIWSIGGENGWYSFNWLWKIRGYIDKIFGGVGLRRGRRHNTHLEAGDPLDFWRVLLADKKEKRLLLFAEMKLPGEAWLEFKIIKGKLHQRAVFRPKGVLGRLYWYAVLPFHAFIFKGMINSLIDKK; encoded by the coding sequence ATGAAAATACTCATCACAGGTACAACAGGCTATATTGCTAAGCGACTAGCTTTAAAATTGTTAGAAAGCAACCATGAATTAGTATGTTGTGTCCGTGATTTGGATAGAATACCAGATGAAATTGAAAATCAAAAAAACGTTACGTTTTTAAAAGTCGATTTTTTAGATTTAGAAAACATTGAACTTCCAAAAGATATTGATGCTGCCTATTATTTAATTCATTCTATGGCAACAGATGCCAATAATTTTGAAGAATTAGAAAAACAATGTGCATTAAATTTTAAAAAAATAGTTGAAGAAACTAATTGTAAGCAAGTACTCTATTTAAGTGGAATTGTAAATGACGATTCACTTTCTAAACATTTAAGATCACGTTTTGAAGTAGAAAAAACGTTGCAATCAGAAAAGTATGGTTTAACAACATTTAGAGCAGGAATTGTAGTGGGAAGTGGTAGTGCCTCTTTTGAAATTATAAGAGACATTGTAGAGAAATTACCTTTAATGATTACGCCTAGGTGGTTAAATACAAAAACACAACCTATAGCAGTAAGAGATGTTTTATGTTATTTAGAATACGCTTTAAATAAAGCAGAATTATATAATAAATCTTTTGATATTGGAGGTCCAGAAGTATTAACGTACAAAGAAATGCTTTTGCAGTTTGGAGAAGTTAGAGGTTTTAAAAGATATATTTATACACTGCCTTTCTTAAGTCCAAAATTATCATCTTACTGGTTGTATTTTGTAACATCAACATCGTTTAACTTAGCGCAAGCCTTGGTTGATAGTATGAAAATTGAAGTGATTGCAAAACCAAATGATATCAATAAAATATTAAATATTGAACCAATAACGTACAAAGAATCTGTAGCACTCGCGTTTCAAAGAATAGAACAAAATGATGTAGTTTCTAGTTGGAAAGACGCAATGAGTAGTGGCGTTTTTAACGACCAATTATCAAAACATATTCAATTACCAGAATTTGGTTGTTTTAAGGATGAAAGAGTAAAAACAATTAAAGATGAAAATTATACTTTAGACAGAATTTGGTCTATTGGAGGTGAAAATGGTTGGTATAGTTTTAATTGGTTATGGAAAATACGAGGTTATATTGATAAAATTTTTGGAGGCGTAGGCTTAAGAAGAGGAAGAAGACACAATACACATTTAGAAGCTGGAGATCCGTTAGATTTTTGGCGTGTTTTATTAGCGGATAAAAAAGAAAAACGTTTGTTATTATTTGCTGAAATGAAATTGCCAGGAGAAGCTTGGTTAGAGTTTAAGATTATAAAAGGAAAACTACATCAACGTGCAGTTTTTAGACCTAAAGGAGTTTTAGGCCGTCTGTATTGGTATGCTGTTTTACCATTTCATGCCTTTATATTTAAAGGAATGATAAATTCACTAATAGATAAAAAATAA
- a CDS encoding iron-containing alcohol dehydrogenase encodes MNNFEFKNPTKIIFGKDTIEKLENEIPKNAKVLLLYGGGSIKKNGIYEQVKAALANIELVEFGGIPANPEYAVLTEALEVIKNENITYLLAVGGGSVIDGTKFLSAAALFEGDTPWDILSKNIRTEKGMPFGTVLTLPATGSEMNSGAVITRAETKEKLSMGGPGLFPEFSILDPQVIASIPQRQLANGIADAFTHVLEQYMTYPIGALLQDRFAESILQTLIEIAPKVLKDPTDYKAASNFMWCCTMALNGLIQKGVPTDWAVHAIGHELTALYGIDHARTLAVIIPSHYKFNFETKKQKLAQYGERVWKIKEGSKDEKAYDAIDKTEAFFHKLGIDTKLSDYTDEHKGTAEEIAKRFTTRGWIALGEHKSLSPDKVEKIVKMAY; translated from the coding sequence ATGAACAATTTTGAATTTAAAAACCCAACCAAAATAATTTTTGGAAAGGACACAATAGAGAAATTAGAAAACGAAATACCTAAAAATGCCAAAGTATTACTACTTTATGGTGGAGGAAGTATTAAGAAAAACGGAATATACGAGCAAGTAAAAGCTGCTTTAGCGAATATAGAACTTGTTGAATTTGGTGGAATTCCTGCGAATCCAGAATATGCAGTATTAACGGAAGCTTTAGAAGTAATTAAGAACGAAAATATTACTTATTTATTAGCTGTTGGTGGTGGTTCTGTAATTGATGGAACTAAATTTTTATCTGCTGCTGCATTGTTTGAAGGAGATACACCTTGGGATATTTTAAGTAAAAATATTAGAACTGAAAAAGGAATGCCTTTTGGTACTGTTTTAACATTACCAGCTACAGGGTCTGAAATGAATTCTGGAGCCGTAATTACAAGAGCAGAAACGAAAGAAAAATTATCTATGGGAGGACCAGGTTTATTTCCTGAATTCTCAATATTAGATCCTCAAGTTATTGCTTCCATTCCACAACGTCAATTAGCAAACGGAATTGCAGATGCTTTTACACATGTTTTAGAGCAATATATGACCTACCCAATAGGTGCTTTATTGCAAGATCGTTTTGCTGAAAGTATTTTACAAACACTTATAGAAATAGCACCAAAAGTTTTAAAAGATCCAACAGATTATAAAGCTGCTTCTAATTTTATGTGGTGTTGTACGATGGCTTTAAATGGATTAATTCAAAAAGGAGTACCAACAGATTGGGCTGTTCATGCAATAGGACATGAATTAACCGCTTTATATGGTATTGATCATGCACGTACATTAGCTGTAATAATACCAAGTCATTACAAGTTTAATTTTGAAACTAAAAAGCAAAAGTTAGCACAATATGGAGAACGTGTTTGGAAAATTAAAGAAGGTAGTAAAGATGAGAAAGCCTATGATGCAATAGATAAAACAGAAGCATTCTTTCACAAATTAGGAATCGATACTAAGTTATCTGATTATACTGACGAGCACAAAGGAACTGCGGAAGAAATTGCAAAACGTTTTACAACACGTGGTTGGATAGCTTTAGGGGAACATAAATCTTTATCACCTGATAAAGTTGAAAAAATAGTAAAAATGGCCTATTAA
- a CDS encoding NAD(P)H-binding protein, translated as MKKTAIILGATGLTGAILLQKLIEDDRYESIKLFSRSKIEGLPDKVIQFIGDLLKLDQFKADFTADEVYCCIGTTSKKTPDKKRYKEIDYGIPVAAAQLSKENNIPTFLVVSALGANKNSTVFYNKTKGEMEQDVLKKQVKNTFILRPSLIGGDRKERRILEKIGLVVFKIIQPLFIVKLNQYKIINAESIAQAMLNLANNNNSEEVIITSNEIKRIAKNN; from the coding sequence ATGAAAAAAACAGCAATTATATTAGGAGCTACAGGCTTAACAGGAGCTATTTTACTTCAAAAATTAATAGAAGATGATAGGTATGAAAGTATCAAGTTGTTTTCTCGTTCTAAAATTGAAGGACTTCCAGATAAAGTAATTCAGTTTATAGGTGATCTTTTAAAATTAGATCAATTTAAAGCAGATTTTACAGCAGATGAAGTGTATTGTTGTATTGGTACAACTTCTAAGAAAACACCAGATAAAAAACGCTATAAAGAGATCGATTATGGTATTCCTGTGGCAGCTGCACAACTATCAAAAGAAAATAATATTCCTACTTTTTTGGTTGTTTCAGCATTGGGAGCCAATAAAAATAGTACCGTGTTTTATAACAAGACAAAAGGAGAAATGGAACAAGATGTTCTAAAAAAACAAGTTAAAAATACTTTTATTTTAAGACCTTCTTTAATTGGTGGCGATCGTAAAGAACGTAGAATACTAGAAAAGATAGGTTTGGTAGTCTTTAAAATAATTCAACCTTTATTTATTGTAAAGTTAAATCAATACAAAATTATTAATGCTGAAAGTATTGCACAGGCAATGCTCAATTTAGCAAATAACAACAATAGTGAAGAAGTCATTATTACTTCAAATGAGATAAAAAGAATCGCAAAAAACAATTAA
- a CDS encoding MarC family protein → MDNLLTFSITVFTAFFAMTNPISNMTVFVSLTQGADKKTKRAINKKSNIIAFIIVTFFILLGKYIFELFNISIPAFKITGGILIFFIGFDMLQSKQSNVKSINHVNVDEDIAVSPLAIPILAGPGTIVTAMNFVSNAAPLQMFLVIAIFGSMSLLTFYTFKLSDLIVKIVGNNVISVIGKIMGLIIAIIGTGMIIQGVKISFNLISQ, encoded by the coding sequence ATGGATAACTTACTTACCTTTTCAATTACCGTGTTTACTGCTTTTTTTGCAATGACGAACCCAATATCAAACATGACTGTTTTTGTGTCCTTAACACAAGGTGCAGATAAAAAAACAAAAAGGGCGATCAATAAAAAATCTAATATCATAGCATTTATCATTGTAACTTTTTTTATTCTTTTAGGTAAATATATTTTTGAATTATTTAATATTAGTATTCCTGCCTTTAAAATTACGGGTGGTATTTTAATATTTTTTATTGGTTTTGATATGTTACAATCAAAACAATCTAATGTAAAAAGTATTAATCATGTAAATGTTGATGAAGATATTGCCGTTTCACCTTTGGCTATTCCTATTTTAGCAGGCCCAGGAACTATTGTTACTGCCATGAATTTTGTATCTAATGCAGCTCCTTTACAGATGTTCTTGGTAATTGCTATTTTTGGATCTATGAGTTTATTAACTTTTTACACCTTTAAATTAAGCGATCTTATTGTTAAAATAGTTGGTAATAATGTAATCTCTGTAATTGGTAAGATAATGGGGTTAATTATTGCAATAATTGGTACTGGTATGATTATTCAAGGGGTTAAAATTTCATTTAATTTAATCTCTCAATAA
- a CDS encoding glutathione peroxidase, with product MNIFKLVLIMTLFSTTIKAQTLEPKTPIYNIEINDISGEPIHLTDYKGKKILFVNVASECGFTGQYKGLQELYDKYKEQLIVIGVPCNQFGGQEPGSSSEIQSFCSLKYGVTFLMTEKIDVKGDTQHPLYTWLTKKDLNGKSNSTVKWNFQKYIVDEKGRFVEYFYSITKPMSSKITKLL from the coding sequence ATGAATATTTTTAAATTAGTACTTATAATGACACTTTTTAGCACAACAATAAAAGCACAAACATTAGAACCAAAAACACCAATTTATAACATTGAAATTAATGATATAAGTGGAGAACCAATACATCTAACAGACTACAAAGGCAAGAAAATACTATTTGTAAATGTAGCTTCAGAATGTGGTTTTACTGGGCAATATAAAGGTTTACAAGAATTGTATGACAAATACAAGGAGCAATTAATAGTTATTGGAGTTCCTTGTAATCAATTTGGTGGTCAAGAGCCAGGGAGTTCATCAGAAATTCAATCTTTTTGCTCTTTAAAATACGGAGTTACTTTTTTAATGACAGAGAAAATAGATGTGAAGGGAGATACTCAACATCCTTTATATACATGGTTAACAAAAAAGGATTTGAACGGAAAATCGAATTCAACTGTAAAATGGAATTTTCAAAAATATATTGTAGATGAAAAAGGACGATTTGTTGAATATTTTTATTCAATAACAAAACCTATGAGTTCTAAAATAACTAAATTATTATAA
- a CDS encoding CIA30 family protein produces the protein MKNLLFIFFFMMINNEIIIADFNKNTDTNSWYITNDSVMGGLSTSKMILDEDGNGVFTGSVSTENNGGFAMIRLPIDINITENLKDVVLKVKGDGKKYQLRIKSNRSQQHWFIQTFQTSTKMEVIKIPLKDFFPSFRGYKLNMDNFSANEIKEIAILIGNKKDENFELTIDKISLN, from the coding sequence ATGAAAAATTTACTATTTATATTTTTTTTTATGATGATAAATAATGAGATTATAATTGCTGATTTTAATAAAAATACAGACACTAATTCTTGGTACATCACAAACGATAGCGTTATGGGAGGTCTTTCTACATCAAAAATGATATTAGATGAAGATGGAAATGGGGTGTTTACAGGCAGTGTGTCTACAGAAAATAATGGAGGATTTGCCATGATACGTTTACCTATAGATATTAATATTACAGAAAATTTAAAAGATGTTGTTTTAAAGGTTAAAGGCGATGGAAAAAAATACCAGCTTAGAATAAAATCAAATAGAAGTCAACAACATTGGTTTATTCAAACGTTTCAAACATCAACAAAAATGGAAGTCATAAAAATTCCTTTAAAAGATTTTTTTCCTTCATTTAGAGGCTATAAATTAAATATGGATAATTTTTCAGCCAATGAAATAAAAGAAATTGCAATTTTAATTGGAAATAAAAAAGACGAAAACTTTGAATTGACAATTGATAAAATTTCTTTGAATTAA
- a CDS encoding EamA family transporter — MWMYLGLLSALFLGLHNLCKKHAVNNNEVFPVLLGTLIAGFLVFLPFYIGSHYFPEYLKELGFFINDISWQYHGFIMIKSMIMAASWILAYQALKNLPITIVTPIRSAGPFFTFIGAIFIYNEKPTPFQWIGFFLIIFSVFLYSKIGKKEGIVFKKNKWIYAIIGATFLGASSGLYDKFLIQTLTLTPQTLQFWFCWYTIIILLIILSITFFPNKEKRNNFKFRWSIIAVGVLLQAADYFYFKALQDPEALIMLLSAIKRSQLIIAVVIGGLIFKERNKRKKLVPLFGILLGVFLILYS, encoded by the coding sequence ATGTGGATGTATTTAGGACTTTTGTCAGCTTTATTTTTAGGATTACATAATTTATGTAAAAAACATGCAGTAAATAACAATGAAGTTTTCCCTGTATTATTAGGAACATTGATTGCTGGTTTTTTAGTCTTTTTACCTTTTTATATTGGTTCCCACTATTTTCCTGAATACCTAAAAGAACTTGGTTTTTTCATTAATGATATTTCTTGGCAATATCATGGTTTTATTATGATAAAATCAATGATTATGGCAGCCTCTTGGATTCTTGCTTACCAAGCCTTAAAAAACCTTCCTATAACGATAGTAACTCCCATAAGATCTGCAGGACCTTTTTTTACATTTATAGGAGCTATTTTTATTTATAATGAAAAACCAACACCTTTTCAATGGATTGGTTTTTTCCTCATTATATTCTCTGTATTTCTATATTCTAAAATAGGAAAAAAAGAAGGAATTGTATTTAAAAAGAACAAATGGATTTATGCTATAATTGGGGCTACATTTCTTGGAGCTTCTTCTGGACTTTATGATAAATTTTTAATTCAAACGTTAACATTAACGCCACAAACACTTCAATTTTGGTTCTGTTGGTACACGATTATTATCTTATTAATAATTTTATCAATTACCTTTTTTCCGAATAAAGAAAAAAGAAATAATTTTAAATTTCGTTGGTCTATAATTGCTGTTGGTGTATTATTACAAGCTGCAGATTATTTTTATTTCAAAGCACTCCAAGACCCAGAAGCTTTAATTATGCTTCTTTCTGCAATAAAAAGAAGTCAACTTATTATTGCAGTAGTTATTGGTGGACTTATTTTTAAAGAAAGAAATAAACGAAAAAAATTAGTCCCTCTTTTTGGAATTCTACTGGGTGTTTTTCTTATCCTCTATTCTTAA
- a CDS encoding SRPBCC family protein, whose protein sequence is MVTIKKHSGIYTLTTKQTVNVPITEAWDFFSSPQNLEKITPEEMGFTITSEVDKKAYEGQIITYRVGILPGIKQNWVTEITTVKKNVFFIDEQRFGPYKMWHHEHWFEELPNGKTLMSDKISYKLPFGFLGTIAQKLFIKKQLTTIFEHRFKTLEDFFNEK, encoded by the coding sequence ATGGTTACTATAAAAAAACATTCTGGTATTTATACACTCACCACAAAACAAACTGTAAATGTGCCAATAACAGAGGCTTGGGATTTTTTTAGTTCACCACAGAATTTAGAAAAAATTACGCCAGAAGAAATGGGGTTTACAATAACATCAGAGGTAGATAAGAAAGCATACGAAGGGCAAATTATTACTTATAGAGTAGGAATTTTACCAGGGATAAAACAAAACTGGGTTACAGAAATTACAACGGTTAAAAAGAATGTTTTTTTTATTGATGAACAACGTTTTGGTCCTTATAAAATGTGGCATCATGAGCATTGGTTTGAAGAATTGCCTAATGGTAAAACATTAATGAGTGATAAAATATCATATAAACTTCCTTTTGGTTTTTTAGGAACAATTGCTCAAAAGTTATTTATAAAAAAGCAATTGACAACAATTTTTGAGCATCGTTTTAAAACCTTAGAAGACTTTTTTAATGAAAAATAA
- a CDS encoding nitroreductase family protein, whose translation MELLDKLNWRYAAKAMNGKKVAEDKIERILEAARLAPTSSGLQPFEIIVITNQEIKEKIKPIAWNQSVITDCSHLLVFAAWDTYTEDRINYMFDLTNEIRGFKNEGWENYRQMLLGSYPQKDAEENFNHAAKQAYIAFSAAIIAAAYEEVDTTPLEGFDPAAVDEILGLREKGLRSTVLLPIGYRKEDADWLVNLVKVRKPMKDLVTVIE comes from the coding sequence ATGGAATTATTAGACAAATTAAATTGGAGATATGCTGCAAAAGCAATGAATGGTAAAAAAGTAGCAGAAGATAAAATAGAACGTATTTTAGAAGCTGCACGTTTAGCGCCAACATCTAGTGGATTGCAACCTTTTGAAATCATTGTTATAACGAATCAAGAAATTAAAGAAAAAATTAAACCGATAGCTTGGAACCAATCTGTAATTACAGACTGCTCTCACCTACTCGTTTTTGCTGCTTGGGATACATATACTGAAGATAGAATTAACTACATGTTTGATTTAACAAACGAAATACGTGGTTTTAAAAATGAAGGTTGGGAAAATTACCGCCAAATGTTATTAGGTTCTTATCCGCAGAAAGATGCAGAAGAAAACTTTAATCACGCAGCAAAACAAGCATACATTGCTTTTTCAGCTGCTATTATTGCTGCTGCTTATGAAGAAGTAGATACGACGCCATTAGAAGGTTTTGATCCTGCTGCAGTAGACGAAATATTAGGATTACGCGAAAAAGGATTACGTAGTACCGTTTTATTACCAATAGGGTATAGAAAAGAAGATGCAGATTGGTTGGTAAATCTTGTAAAGGTTAGAAAACCTATGAAAGATTTAGTGACTGTTATTGAATAG
- a CDS encoding SDR family NAD(P)-dependent oxidoreductase yields the protein MKTILIIGGSKGIGKALADLLKESHKVITMSRSEIENQESNTHYALDILKDELPDIEELDGLAYCPGSINLKSLTRLKIEDFQNDFNINVLGAIKAIQKYEKALSNNNGSVVLFSTVATKLGMPFHASIAVSKAGVEGLAKSLAAEYATKIRFNVIAPTVTNTSLAARLLRNEKQQETMKERHPLKNYLEPSEVASLANYLLSDDAKSISGQVFPIDAGIVSLKL from the coding sequence ATGAAAACAATTTTAATAATTGGAGGAAGTAAAGGTATTGGTAAAGCTTTGGCAGATTTACTTAAAGAAAGCCATAAGGTTATAACGATGAGTCGTTCTGAAATAGAAAACCAAGAAAGCAATACTCATTATGCGTTGGATATTTTAAAAGATGAACTTCCAGACATAGAAGAATTAGACGGATTGGCATATTGCCCTGGAAGCATCAACCTAAAATCTTTAACCCGTTTAAAGATTGAAGATTTTCAAAATGATTTCAACATCAACGTTTTAGGAGCTATAAAAGCAATTCAGAAATATGAAAAAGCATTAAGTAATAACAATGGTAGCGTTGTTTTATTTAGCACAGTTGCTACAAAGTTAGGGATGCCATTTCATGCAAGTATTGCAGTAAGTAAAGCAGGAGTAGAAGGCTTGGCAAAATCGTTGGCAGCAGAATATGCTACAAAAATTAGGTTTAATGTAATTGCACCAACAGTAACCAATACCAGTTTAGCAGCTCGTTTATTAAGAAATGAAAAACAGCAAGAAACGATGAAAGAACGTCATCCGTTAAAGAATTATTTAGAACCAAGTGAAGTAGCTTCTTTGGCTAATTATTTGCTTTCTGATGATGCAAAGTCCATTTCCGGACAAGTATTTCCTATAGATGCAGGGATTGTGAGTTTAAAGCTTTAA
- a CDS encoding cold-shock protein, which yields MSKGTVKFFNESKGFGFITEEGVEKDHFVHISGLVDEIREGDTVEFDLQEGNKGLNAVNVKVI from the coding sequence ATGAGTAAAGGAACAGTAAAATTTTTCAATGAATCTAAAGGATTTGGATTTATCACTGAAGAAGGAGTAGAAAAAGATCATTTTGTACACATTTCAGGATTAGTAGACGAAATTCGTGAAGGCGATACAGTTGAATTTGATCTTCAAGAAGGAAACAAAGGATTAAATGCAGTTAACGTAAAAGTTATCTAA